From the Corynebacterium zhongnanshanii genome, the window TCCATGTAGCGTGTGTCATCGGCGATCGGGCCACCCTCCTTGCCGTGCTCCGGTCCACGGTCGTAGTAGATCTCGGAGCAGGGACCGCACGGGCCTGGCACACCCATGGACCAGTAGTTATCCTCCATGCCCAAACGCTGAATTCGCTCGGCCGGAACACCGATCTTCTTCTCCCAGATCTCGGCGGCCTCGTCGTCGTCCAGGTACACGGTCACCCACAGGCGCTCGGGATCCAGCCCGAAGCCACCGTCCTCCACGGATTTGGTGAGCAAGGTCCAGGCGTGGGTGATGGCGCCTTCCTTGAAGTAGTTGCCGAAGGAGAAGTTGCCGGCCATCTGGAAGAAGGTATTGTGCCGGGTGGTGATGCCCACCTCTTCAATATCCAACGTACGCACGCATTTTTGGATGGAGGTTGCCGTCTCAAAAGGAGGAGTTTGCTGGCCCAGGAAGTAAGGCTTGAACGGCACCATGCCGGCGTTGACGAAGAGGAGGTTCGGATCATCCAGGATCAACGACGCGCTGGGAACCTCGGTGTGTCCGGCATTCGTAAAGTGCTCGATGAAGCGCTGGCGAATCTCATGCGTTTGCACGTTTTTTAGACCTCGTTAACAGATAGTGCGAATTGACCTCAATTAGTCTACCTGTCCGTGGGGTGAAGGCCTTATTTACCCCGTATCCAGCCACGAACGATCGCGCGCAGGCTCTCCAGCCGCGCGGAGATGGTGCGTTCGTGTCCGTGCTGCGTGGGTGTGTAGTACACGGCGTCCTGAAGATCATCGGGCAGGTAGTGCTGTGGGACCACGCCCTTGGGATCATCGTGCGGGTACTTATAGCCCACCGCGTTGCCGAGGTCCTTCGCCCCCTGGTAGTGCCCGTCGCGCAGATGCACCGGGACGGTGTGGCCCTTACCTGCGCGCACGTCCTCCACGGCCCGACCGATGGCGCTGATGACCGCGTTGGACTTGGGTGCGGTGGCCAAGTGGATGGTCGCCTGGGCTAGGTTGAGGCGCGCTTCCGGCATGCCGATGAACGTCACCGCGTGGTGCGCGGCCACGGCAATCTGCAGGGCCGAGGGGTCGGCCATCCCAATGTCCTCCGAGGCGTGGATCACCAGCCGCCGGGAAATGAACCGCGGGTCCTCCCCCGCTTCCAACATCCGGGCCAGGTAGTGCAGCGCCGCGTCCGGGTCTGATCCTCGGATGGACTTGATAAACGCGCTGGTCACGTCGTAGTGCTGATCGCCGTCGCGGTCATAACGCACCACCGCACGGTTGATGGACTGGCGAATATCCTCGGCCGTGACCGCAACGGGCGTGTCCGTTGTGTTCCCCCGTGTGCTCGCTGCGATCGTTGTTTCCGACGCCGCCTCGAGGTATGTCAGACTTCGTCGAGCATCCCCAGCAGATAATGCCACAAGGTAGTCCAGCGCCTCG encodes:
- a CDS encoding replication-associated recombination protein A, with the protein product MADLFSPDDDAPQASSAAANYFHPGLHSPLAVRMRPRSLDEVVGQEKVLGAGSPLRRLIEGHGETSVILYGPPGTGKTTVASLISSASGRHFESLSALNSGVKEVRAVIEEARRRLVMGEHTVLFIDEVHRFSKTQQDALLSAVENRTVLLVAATTENPSFSVVAPLLSRSLLVQLESLSDSDIRTVLQRAIHDERGLNDAVALDDEALDYLVALSAGDARRSLTYLEAASETTIAASTRGNTTDTPVAVTAEDIRQSINRAVVRYDRDGDQHYDVTSAFIKSIRGSDPDAALHYLARMLEAGEDPRFISRRLVIHASEDIGMADPSALQIAVAAHHAVTFIGMPEARLNLAQATIHLATAPKSNAVISAIGRAVEDVRAGKGHTVPVHLRDGHYQGAKDLGNAVGYKYPHDDPKGVVPQHYLPDDLQDAVYYTPTQHGHERTISARLESLRAIVRGWIRGK